In the genome of Flavobacteriaceae bacterium YJPT1-3, the window CGGTTTGCAACTGGGCCAGGTAATCGTAGTAGCGCTCAGCGATGTCCACCAGGTTATCCCGTCGACCCCGCATTTTGGTTTTGATCTCCTCTACGGTCTCGTCATTTCTGACCTCTTCAGGCATGTCTTGGAATGCCTCTTCAATGATCTCATCAGTCAGTGCTTTTTGGATGTGTTGCGCCTGCGCAATCCATACCTCACGAGTGGATTCCTGAGCCAAAGCCCGGTCTAATTTGGCTCCTGCTAAATTGAACCATTTTACATCGTTCAATTCTTTATCATAAACCTGAAACTGTCGGGCAGCTCCAAACAAGCTGCGAGCCACGTCCAGCAGCGTTCCATCAAAATTGGAAAATACCTGATCTCGATCTCGGGGTATTGGAACAAATACATCCTTGCCATTTTGATCCTTAAATTCAGCCCAGCGCCATTGATCGCTATGACGGTCCCAATCGCCCAAAAGCATGTCGAACATACGAGCTCTTACGTAAGCGCGCTCATCGATGATATTCTCTTCATTGCTTCGCAATTTATCCAGAATATCATCTGTACTTTCAATGTCATCCGGATAGCTAAAGATCTTACCCTCGTATTCTTCGGCCGGGCGTTCGACGATCATATATAGGGCATCACCATAATCATCGTTGTATTTACCTAAGGCAGGTTGTTTGGGAACATAATATAGCTCTGGAGTGGTATTCAAAACGCCTACGGCATCGGAAAGCTTAGGGATGGCAAAAGCCCCATAAGGATGAGCAGCGGTATAAAAATCCTGTACTAATTCTTCCGGAAGACTCTCCTCCAACTCATCCGCATTATCATTATTCTTTAGGATCACAGATTCGATAAACTGGATCGCACTTTTGCGTAAAGCGCGCATGTTGTACTCTTTACCAGTCTCTTTAGCGACTAAACGCAAGGAGCGTGTCTGATGTCCTCCTCCGGGTCGCTCGATAGTCACCCCTCCGTACAAGGTGTCCAGCAACACATTTGGAGCCTTGATCTTAGTGCTATAAACATCCCGATAATGCTCTCCCCAGACGGTCTTAAAGAATCCGCTGCGATCGGTTTCCTCTTCACTGTATATAGCCGCTTCGGTAGTAGGGGGGAAATCACGTGTTAACCCACTGACATCATAAGGAACAATGGGTGGGTACACTTCTTTTTCATAGAGTAGTTTAGGATTATTCGATCCGTCAGAGCCATAGAATCGGACCCAGGATGAGCCGTCCTCAAATACATCATACACCGCAAAACCCTGTCCCGTATAGCCAAATAGCCCCTTACTTCCCAAGGTGACATAAGACGCCTTAGACCCGGAACCGGAAACGATTTGCTTAATTTCTTCTTCTTCACTGTACTGCAAACTGTGTTCGTGACCGGAAGCCAACACCAGGCGATGCTTGTCTTCGATGATCACTTCGATGCGCTTCATCAAGGCATTGTATTTCTCGTTGAATCGGTCTTGTTTGCTTACCCCCCTTGGGTACGGATTTGAGTGACCAACGAAGCAAGCACCGGGAGGGGTACTCTTTTCTGTGATGGATATAAATGTTTATTGATCGCAAATTTTCCGCCGTGAACCCCATTGGTGATCATGGGATGGTGCATGGCCAGAAGAATGGTTTTATCCTGATTCTTCTTGACTTCATTTTCCAACTCGATGAAAAACTTTTCGCGCGTCTTGATCTCATCACATTTGTCATTGATTTTTGGATGATCATCCCAGTCGGCGAGATACCACTGGGTATCAATGATCAATAAATGAACTTGTTCATTGATATCCATACTGACCAATGGACAGCCATTTTCCGGAAGTAGTACCTCCTTTTGATCCAGATTATTCTTGAGGTACTTCTCCTCCCGCTCCAGTCCGTCTAAGCCTTCATTATACCAATCGTGATTTCCGGGAATAAAGATCACCTGACCACTATTTTCCCGAACAGCATCCAATTGCACATTTAAACGATGTTCTGCTAAGTCCCGATCTTTATCTCCCTTCTTAGGCATGCCATCCGGATAAATATTATCCCCAAGAAAGATGGTATAATCTGGAGTATACTCCTCCGACATCAAAAAGTTTTTTAAAGTCAATAGCCCTTCAGTGCTTTCCCCCGCCTGCGCATAGCCTGAATCTCCAATCAGCAGAAAGGAAGTGGTTACCGCTTTCGATTCTGGATACTGGCCTAGTGTGGCATCATTGCGGTATTGTGGTTTTGTAGTCACACAGGCCGCAAATAGAAATAAGGAAAGAATAAGGAGGAGTGTGTAATTTTTGAGCATGGAAAATTTATTGGAGGTTTTTTTTAGTAATTTTCGCTTTCGCTTCAGCCCGTGTTTTAATCGCCAAAATTGAACGAAATCGGGAGAAAAGCAAAAACACGCTACTTATGCCTGACATTCTTGAAAAAGCCGATGAATTTGTACTCAATCTTTTTAAAGAAAAGTTGCCCAATACTTTTTTGTATCACAACTACAACCACACACAGCGTGTAGTTAAAAGTACAAAGGAATTAATCGACAATTCTCAAATTAATGTTAAAGACAAAGAGGCCTTGCTCCTGGCTGCCTGGCTTCATGACACGGGCTACACGGAAAAGATCGACGGACATGAAAAGGTAAGTGCAGAAATCGCCAAAGAGTTTCTTTCCCGGGAAGGTGTTGATGAAGAAACCATCAAGAAGGTAGTCGGCCTGATCAATGCCACCCGCTTTGAGCGCGAACCGCAGACCGATCAGGAAAAGATCATTAAGGATGCAGATGCCTCTCATTTTGCTAAGGATTACTTTGAGGAGACCAGCGAATTCTTGCGGCAAGAGCTTATCCTTACCGATGTCAAAGAATTTTCACCCAAGGAGTGGCTCAAAGAAAATGTTCGCGTTTTCACGGAAGAGCATCGCTATTACACCGACTATGCCGCCAAAGAATGGAAGCCTAAAAAGGATGAGAATCTCCTAGACATTATCGCCAAGCTTAAAAAGCGCAAGAAAAAATATAAAAAAGAAGAAACCAAAGCCAAACTCAAGGCGAAGTACAAGAATGACAGCCCCGAGCGTAGTATTCAAACCCTGTATCGGGTTACCCTGAGAAATCACATCAAATTGAGTGATATTGCCGATACTAAAGCGAACATTCTGCTCTCGGTCAACGCCATCATCATCTCTTTAGCGCTTTCCAATTTGATCCCGAAACTAGATGCTCCCACCAATCGGCATTTAATGATTCCCACTTTAATTCTGGTTTTATTTAGTGTAGCCTGTGTGGTGCTTTCCATCATGTCTACACGACCCAATGTCACCTCCGGAGAGTTCACTAAAGAACAAGTTAAAAATCGACAGGTAAATATTCTCTTCTTCGGAAACTTTCACAAAATGTCTTTCGAACAATACAATTGGGCCATGAAAGAAATTATCGATGACAAAGACTATGTTTATGAGTCACTGACCAAAGACTTGTATCTTCTGGGTGTGGTGCTGAACAGGAAATACAATTTACTCCGACTGACCTATACCATCTTCATGATCGGAATGATCGTGTCTGTATTGAGCTTCGTGGTGGCGTTCTGGCTAATTTAATTGCTTCATCAGGTCATCGTAGGTGATGGTTTCTTCCTGACCATGCTCCTGCTTAGCTTGTTCTTTAGTCGTATAGAGGACTTCAACACGTATGGCTTTCAAACCAACAACGCCCTGAACGTCTTCCAATTCTAAAAATTCCACGGTAGGTCCTAAGTAGTTCTTTTTTTGCAGGTATTTAATGTAGCGTTTGTATTCGATCTCATCACTATTTTGTGAGTAGATAATGGCTATTTTACCCTTTTGAGTAATCCGCTCCTCAGAGCCTTTTATCGTCGCTTTATCGATACGTTTTTTAATGATCTCGTAGCGCGCGTTGTAGGTGCCGTCCACATCAAATTTCTTCTCGTCCATTCGATAGCGAATGGATAAGGTGCTATTGAAGACTAAGATCAACGAAGCGGCATCCAATTTTAAGGGAACATCCTCATGCAGTTGATAAAACTTATTCTCCATCTCGCACATGGTGCGAAGTTGCCATAGACGCAAGTTGTACAGATAGACCTCGTCAAAGTCCTGTTCCTCAGCCATGGAAGAACCGATGTAGATATTGTGATCAACCCCATCCGTTTTGTAGCGCTCAAAATAATGCGGATAATTCTTTTGTGCCTCCAGCTGCCTCTGATCGATAAGTTTAGCCATCGCTTTATTGATGCGCTGCACGGTGATATCATAATCCCCACGATTATCATAAATAGTACCGTTGTCCTCGTTGAGCAGGCTGCGGTATTGATCGATTTTTGGAGCCAATTTCTTATTGTTCTTGCGTAAATGCTCCAATACAGGATTGATCTCCGTACTCATTAAATTGAACACTTCGTTTTCTGAAGAGGTATTTAAATGATCTTTGATCTCATCCAGGAAATCGCTCAATCGCAATCGCATCTGGTCGTAAATGGGCGCGCCTTCCACCTCGTAGGCTTCCATCATGATTTCAAGTACCAGGGTCAATTGTTTGGTCAAATCTTGTTGAATGGCCTCATTACGCGCATCTGAAGAACCTACAATATCGATTTGTCCGTAAAGCGGATAAATATCCTCAAAAGCGATATCTCTAAAATTGGCGTAACCTTGTTGATCGTAGGTGCGTATAAAGCGTCTGGCCTCGCGTTCAAATATCCAAAGTACACTCGGGTGTATAGAAGTACACTCACTTTGAATCACTGCTTTAATTCTATTTTCCTCTTCTACTCTACTACGCTCCACATCAGTCACGATGTAGGGCAGAATATCCTCTAATTTCGTGGCATTAATACTGTTCAACTCATTCTTACGACGGGAAACCAATTCCAATACTCCCAATAACTTATTGTCCTTGGCGATCGGAGCCAAAATACAACTGGCCACCTCTTGCGCAAGCAAGTTTTCAGAAAGGAGGTTGTGATTGGTCGCGATCGCATATTCTGGCACATTGGCTATGGAAAAATAGGTCTTCTCTTCAATTAGGGCCTTGTATGAGCCCGCACACATGGCATTGTGACAATCGTGCTCCTGGTCTTGGTTGAGTATAAAACTGGTGGTGTAGCTGTCGTCACGTTGTTCAAAGACGTTTTCATCGCCATTGAATACGGTGAAACCAACACGCAGATCGGGAATCTTATAGATGGATTGAAAGATCTCTGTAAATTGAGCCTGGCCTTCTGCTCTACTCGCATTACTATTCTGTAGTAAGGCCGTTTTTAATTCTGAGATCGCGTCATCAACAGATACATCGGTGAGATTCATGATGGTAAAACCTCGGAAGATCCAGCTCTGTGGAGGAAATTTTTCTTTCCACAAGGCAATATTATCCACGTTTTGGATCAACAGATCCACATCTTCTTGGGTGATCTCTTGAGCATTATCGGTAGGTTCGATATCAATAAAATCAGCGTTCATTGCGACCCGATAATGCCTGAGTAGCCCATCTTTGTCCGGAATGTCATAGTAGATTGGTTTCGAAAAATCGATGGAATACCCATAATAGGTGTTCAGGATAATAATGCAGGCATAGATGTAGAACATCTCCTCATCCATATTACGCATGGTGAGTTCAAAGGAATCGCCAGCATCATTCAAAATATTCTTGAAGCGCTGCGAAGCGTTGAAAATAATGTTGTGAAACGGAATAGAAGCAGCTTTGATCTCATTGTAAGTCAGAATCGACGGGAACAAATCATCCATCAATATCCGGATTGCGTCCTTGTATTTTTCTAATGCTCCAAAATCACTGATCCCCTCCTCCAATTGAGGAAACGTACGAACGTAGTCCAGTAAGTTTTCAATATGCTGTCGCGAAATACTACTTGTTTCTGTTCGTAAACGCTCTTCATACTGCTCGATAACGCGATGAAAGCTCACACGTATATCTAATGGAAAATCTTCTAATTGCCTCTTCATTGCCCCAAATTCTTAACAAGAAATATAGGCAAATTTACGCTTGACCAAGGCCTACAAGCTTGATTTAACAAGGTTTTATACCTTCTTAGCTCCTTTATGTTATCGCATTATCGCTATTTTTGCGCAAAATTTAATTACCATGAAATACCTCCTTCAACTCTTTGCAGTTGTTTCTTTACTGGGTTGTTCCACCCAGACCGATGCCCGGCTCACCGGAACTATTGACAACAGCTTAAACGGCAAGGAAGTCTACCTGCAACGAATTTCAGAAACTGCAGCCATTGAAACAATGGATACTGCTGTGGTTGATAACGGACAGTTCGTTTTCCCGAATTTCTATACGGACAACCCGGATATGCGCCTTCTAGCCTTTGAAGGGCTGGAAGGAAATATCGTAGTCGTGGCAGAACCGGAAACGATTGAAGTTACGGTGTACAAAGACAGTCTGCGTAAATCTACGGTCAGTGGCGGTCCTGAAAATACCTTCTTTCAGGAATACCTGAAGGAGATACAAACCATTAATACTAAAAAAGGAGAACTGCAGCAGGAATTCTTTCAAGCGCGGCGGGAAGGAGATCTGGCTCGTACCGAAGAGATCAAAAAAACGATCACCAAGATGGACAGTACCACTTTAGCTACACGCTCTGAAAAAATCAGAAGAAAACCGGGATCTATCGTGGCCATGGTCATGCTCTCTGATCTCTTAAGCCTGAACATCATCAAAGGTGAGCAAGCCGATCAATTGTACCAGTCTTTTGACCCAAAGATTCAGGAATCGGTATTAGGTCAAAATATTGAAGAGGGTATTGCCCGACTCAAATCGAGAGAATTGGCGGCCAAGACTGCTGAAATCGGGAATAAGGCTCCTGAATTCAGTGCTCCTACTCCTTCCGGGGAAACCTTAGCCCTTTCGGAAACACTTGGCAAATACACCATCATCGACTTTTGGGCTTCCTGGTGCGCTCCTTGCCGTATTGAGAATCCAAATGTGGTTCGGGCTTATCAGCAATACCATGACAAAGGATTGAATATCATCAGCGTTTCTCTTGATAAGCCCAATCAGGCCGAAAAATGGAAACAGGCCATTGAAAAAGACAATATGGACTGGTACCACGTTTCTAACCTTCAATTTTGGGATGATCCTATTGCCCGACGCTACGGAGTACGCAGTATCCCGACCACTTTCTTGTTGGATGAAAATGGGGTCATCATCGCTAAGAATTTAAGAGGCGATGCGCTACAGGCTAAGCTGGCAGAACTTCTGGGGGATGATGTCTAAATTATTTGAAAATATCTCACAAAAGCCACGCCATTGCGTGGCTTTTTCTTTTTATCTTCCCTTCTGATTGATGCAAAAGTACCCTATGAAGTTAGTTAAGATGACCAGAAGAAAATCGAAAACAACGGGATTACCACCGGGCAGTGTGGTCTATGTGGGAAAGAAAGAGATTCCTCTTCAGGTGGATGCTGTCGACTACACCGCCGATGAATTCTGGGAGAAGCGACTTGAGGATTTGGAGGAATGCTTCCCGTTCAAAGCAACCCCCTCCATCAGTTGGATCAACTTCACGGGACTGAACAATACGGATGAGATCATCAAGTTGGGTAAGCATTACGATTGGCACCACTTACTCATGGAAGATATTGCCAATACGCGCCAACGTCCAAAATTGGACGAATACGAAAATTATCTCTTCTGCGTATTTAAAATGCTCTACTACAATAGAGAAGGTGAATTAACCATAGAACACCTCTCCCTGGTGCTGGGCTCCAATTACGTGGTGACCTTCCAGGAAGAAGAAGAGGATGTTTTTGACGATATCAGAGATCGACTGCGGCACGCCAAGGGACGTATTAGAGGCGCCAGCGCTGACTATCTTTTTTATGCATTAATGGACAGCGTGGTGGACTATTACTTCGTGGTGCTCGAAGAATTAGGAGAACGCATAGAGCGGCTGGAGAATGAGGTGTATGGTGAAGTTACAGACGATACCGTTCGAAAAATTCAAGAACTCAAACGCGAGGCGGTTAAAATTAGGCGAAGCATCTATCCGGTACGCGAAGTGCTGAACAAGATCGAGAAGACCCAGCACTTTTTGATCGAAGGACAGACCATGACGTATTTTAGAGATCTCTACGATCATACCATTCAGGTCATAGAGACCATTGA includes:
- a CDS encoding DUF5706 domain-containing protein, yielding MPDILEKADEFVLNLFKEKLPNTFLYHNYNHTQRVVKSTKELIDNSQINVKDKEALLLAAWLHDTGYTEKIDGHEKVSAEIAKEFLSREGVDEETIKKVVGLINATRFEREPQTDQEKIIKDADASHFAKDYFEETSEFLRQELILTDVKEFSPKEWLKENVRVFTEEHRYYTDYAAKEWKPKKDENLLDIIAKLKKRKKKYKKEETKAKLKAKYKNDSPERSIQTLYRVTLRNHIKLSDIADTKANILLSVNAIIISLALSNLIPKLDAPTNRHLMIPTLILVLFSVACVVLSIMSTRPNVTSGEFTKEQVKNRQVNILFFGNFHKMSFEQYNWAMKEIIDDKDYVYESLTKDLYLLGVVLNRKYNLLRLTYTIFMIGMIVSVLSFVVAFWLI
- a CDS encoding phosphoesterase, with translation MKRIEVIIEDKHRLVLASGHEHSLQYSEEEEIKQIVSGSGSKASYVTLGSKGLFGYTGQGFAVYDVFEDGSSWVRFYGSDGSNNPKLLYEKEVYPPIVPYDVSGLTRDFPPTTEAAIYSEEETDRSGFFKTVWGEHYRDVYSTKIKAPNVLLDTLYGGVTIERPGGGHQTRSLRLVAKETGKEYNMRALRKSAIQFIESVILKNNDNADELEESLPEELVQDFYTAAHPYGAFAIPKLSDAVGVLNTTPELYYVPKQPALGKYNDDYGDALYMIVERPAEEYEGKIFSYPDDIESTDDILDKLRSNEENIIDERAYVRARMFDMLLGDWDRHSDQWRWAEFKDQNGKDVFVPIPRDRDQVFSNFDGTLLDVARSLFGAARQFQVYDKELNDVKWFNLAGAKLDRALAQESTREVWIAQAQHIQKALTDEIIEEAFQDMPEEVRNDETVEEIKTKMRGRRDNLVDIAERYYDYLAQLQTVTGTDDDDFFEIERQDNATRVRVWRIIDGEKGELIHERTYLSEETKELWIYGLDDDDVFVARGKGNNPIFTRIIGGQNNDIYRIEDGRRIKVYDHESLPNTIESRGGANFRLTDIYNANTYTYQKEILSSNVLLPAIGFNPDDGVSLGLSNVYTINGFIRNPFTQRHTISAGYFFATEGLNFQYKGEFAAIMNDWNLKITGRYTTPNFAQNFFGFGNETVNPEDELGMDYNRVRISRIEGGAALVKNSDYGSIFEFGALFQSLEVEESENRIVDDLDFVPVEERIPFGTVHASYNYESYDDPLNASRGMIFDVQTGYTVNLDDTDRSFGFINPHLGFVNALSGDRKLTLKTDVRAQFRIGDDFEFYQSASLGQRTGLRGFRFNRFQGETAFSGSGDVRYAFESFSTGLIPLQIGIFGGYDIGRVWLDGEDSKIWHDSYGVGFWVNSADALSGTFNFFNSDEGLRVSFGFGFQF
- the corA gene encoding magnesium/cobalt transporter CorA; translated protein: MKLVKMTRRKSKTTGLPPGSVVYVGKKEIPLQVDAVDYTADEFWEKRLEDLEECFPFKATPSISWINFTGLNNTDEIIKLGKHYDWHHLLMEDIANTRQRPKLDEYENYLFCVFKMLYYNREGELTIEHLSLVLGSNYVVTFQEEEEDVFDDIRDRLRHAKGRIRGASADYLFYALMDSVVDYYFVVLEELGERIERLENEVYGEVTDDTVRKIQELKREAVKIRRSIYPVREVLNKIEKTQHFLIEGQTMTYFRDLYDHTIQVIETIETYRDTISGLMDAYMSNVSNKMNQVMKVLTIIATIFIPLTFIAGIYGMNFEYIPELQWKYSYFVLWGIMIVVFLAMLYYFKRKKWL
- a CDS encoding TlpA disulfide reductase family protein, with translation MKYLLQLFAVVSLLGCSTQTDARLTGTIDNSLNGKEVYLQRISETAAIETMDTAVVDNGQFVFPNFYTDNPDMRLLAFEGLEGNIVVVAEPETIEVTVYKDSLRKSTVSGGPENTFFQEYLKEIQTINTKKGELQQEFFQARREGDLARTEEIKKTITKMDSTTLATRSEKIRRKPGSIVAMVMLSDLLSLNIIKGEQADQLYQSFDPKIQESVLGQNIEEGIARLKSRELAAKTAEIGNKAPEFSAPTPSGETLALSETLGKYTIIDFWASWCAPCRIENPNVVRAYQQYHDKGLNIISVSLDKPNQAEKWKQAIEKDNMDWYHVSNLQFWDDPIARRYGVRSIPTTFLLDENGVIIAKNLRGDALQAKLAELLGDDV
- a CDS encoding GAF domain-containing protein produces the protein MKRQLEDFPLDIRVSFHRVIEQYEERLRTETSSISRQHIENLLDYVRTFPQLEEGISDFGALEKYKDAIRILMDDLFPSILTYNEIKAASIPFHNIIFNASQRFKNILNDAGDSFELTMRNMDEEMFYIYACIIILNTYYGYSIDFSKPIYYDIPDKDGLLRHYRVAMNADFIDIEPTDNAQEITQEDVDLLIQNVDNIALWKEKFPPQSWIFRGFTIMNLTDVSVDDAISELKTALLQNSNASRAEGQAQFTEIFQSIYKIPDLRVGFTVFNGDENVFEQRDDSYTTSFILNQDQEHDCHNAMCAGSYKALIEEKTYFSIANVPEYAIATNHNLLSENLLAQEVASCILAPIAKDNKLLGVLELVSRRKNELNSINATKLEDILPYIVTDVERSRVEEENRIKAVIQSECTSIHPSVLWIFEREARRFIRTYDQQGYANFRDIAFEDIYPLYGQIDIVGSSDARNEAIQQDLTKQLTLVLEIMMEAYEVEGAPIYDQMRLRLSDFLDEIKDHLNTSSENEVFNLMSTEINPVLEHLRKNNKKLAPKIDQYRSLLNEDNGTIYDNRGDYDITVQRINKAMAKLIDQRQLEAQKNYPHYFERYKTDGVDHNIYIGSSMAEEQDFDEVYLYNLRLWQLRTMCEMENKFYQLHEDVPLKLDAASLILVFNSTLSIRYRMDEKKFDVDGTYNARYEIIKKRIDKATIKGSEERITQKGKIAIIYSQNSDEIEYKRYIKYLQKKNYLGPTVEFLELEDVQGVVGLKAIRVEVLYTTKEQAKQEHGQEETITYDDLMKQLN
- a CDS encoding metallophosphoesterase translates to MLKNYTLLLILSLFLFAACVTTKPQYRNDATLGQYPESKAVTTSFLLIGDSGYAQAGESTEGLLTLKNFLMSEEYTPDYTIFLGDNIYPDGMPKKGDKDRDLAEHRLNVQLDAVRENSGQVIFIPGNHDWYNEGLDGLEREEKYLKNNLDQKEVLLPENGCPLVSMDINEQVHLLIIDTQWYLADWDDHPKINDKCDEIKTREKFFIELENEVKKNQDKTILLAMHHPMITNGVHGGKFAINKHLYPSQKRVPLPVLASLVTQIRTQGG